From a single Calothrix sp. NIES-2098 genomic region:
- a CDS encoding WD repeat protein, protein MGITGKSRRVGVQGMGGIGKTVLATDLARDDEVRQAFPDGVFWITLGQTPQILTWQSYLASALGEKQAAFTEVGVAKARLRELFAEKACLLIVDDIWHLEDATAFDVLGERCQMLITTRDAAIVTALGGEEYQLAVLGKQQALELLADWANQPVAELPTTATEVAQQCGYLPLALSLNGAMVRDGTPWSDLLEALKEADLEFFEHPHGSILKSIKISIEALPPQEVQNYLELAVFPEDTPVPEAAIVKIWSHSNRLTEYQARQLLTNLARKALLRTTGKSPQRLVELHDLQYMYLRGTVSNLAELHAQLLNAYSEKYPQSWHSLENDGYILQNLAYHLQAGGRKGELQQLLCDFRWLQAKLENININALIADYDFLPEDENLQLIQGALRLSAHILNEDKQQLPGQLLGRLLGFEREEIQRLLTQVQQCKTPGLLPQTASLTSSGGSLVRTLAGHSAWVKAVALTPDGKYVISGSADKTLKVWNWQTGELLRTLTDHSNSVKAVALTPDNKYVISGSDDNTLKVWNWQTGELLRTLTGHSYWVNTVALTPDGKYVISGSADNTLKVWNWQTGEQLCTLLGHTGRVNAVALTPDGKYVISASHDNTLKVWNWQTGELLRTLTGHSYLVNAVALTPDGKYVISGSGDSTLKVWNWHTGEEIRTLVGHFSYVNAVALAPDSKYVISGSADNTLKVWNWHTGEEIRTLQDHSYWVNAAALTPDSKYVISASSDYTLKVWNWQTGEQLRTLESHAYSVNAVALTPDGNYVISGSWDNTLKVWNWQTGEQLRTLTGHSYWVKAVALTPDGKYVISGSSDYTLKIWNWQTGEQVYTLESHTYSVNAVALTPDGKYVISGSSDYTLKIWNWRTGEEPRTLKGHNHWVNAVAVTLDGKYVISGSTDNTLRVWNLQTGKELRTLVGHSGWVNAIALTPDGKYVISGSGDSTLKVWNWQTGEEVSTLVGHSGWVNAIALTPDGNYVISASSDHTLKVWNWQPREVIASFTGESPIYCCAVAPDGVRVSAGERSGKVHFLRLQVPKE, encoded by the coding sequence GTGGGGATTACAGGCAAAAGTCGCCGTGTTGGCGTGCAAGGTATGGGTGGAATTGGTAAAACAGTCTTAGCTACAGATCTAGCGCGGGATGATGAAGTTAGACAGGCGTTTCCTGATGGGGTATTTTGGATAACATTGGGACAAACGCCTCAGATTTTAACTTGGCAATCCTATCTGGCTTCGGCGTTGGGCGAGAAGCAAGCGGCGTTTACTGAGGTGGGAGTAGCGAAAGCACGGTTGCGGGAGTTGTTTGCCGAGAAAGCTTGCTTACTGATTGTGGATGATATCTGGCATTTAGAGGATGCGACGGCGTTTGATGTGTTGGGCGAACGCTGTCAGATGTTAATTACTACCCGTGATGCGGCGATAGTCACGGCGTTGGGAGGAGAAGAATATCAGCTGGCGGTTTTAGGTAAACAACAGGCGTTAGAACTGTTGGCAGATTGGGCAAATCAGCCTGTAGCAGAGTTACCAACGACCGCAACAGAGGTAGCACAGCAATGTGGGTATTTGCCGTTGGCACTGTCCCTCAATGGTGCAATGGTTAGGGATGGTACACCGTGGTCAGATTTGTTAGAAGCACTCAAGGAAGCTGATTTAGAGTTTTTTGAACATCCTCATGGCAGCATCTTGAAATCAATTAAGATTAGCATTGAGGCACTGCCACCACAAGAAGTACAAAACTATTTAGAACTAGCAGTTTTCCCAGAAGATACACCTGTACCGGAAGCGGCTATTGTCAAAATTTGGTCGCATAGCAATAGATTAACAGAATATCAGGCTCGTCAATTACTGACGAATCTAGCGCGCAAAGCCTTACTCCGCACTACAGGTAAATCTCCTCAACGTCTAGTAGAACTGCATGACTTGCAATACATGTACTTGCGGGGTACAGTATCAAATTTGGCAGAATTGCACGCCCAGCTTTTAAACGCTTACAGCGAAAAATACCCCCAAAGCTGGCATAGTTTAGAAAATGACGGTTATATTTTGCAGAATTTAGCCTATCACTTGCAAGCGGGGGGAAGGAAAGGAGAATTACAACAACTGCTGTGTGATTTTCGCTGGTTACAGGCAAAGTTGGAGAACATCAATATTAATGCTTTGATAGCAGATTATGATTTTTTGCCGGAGGATGAGAATTTACAGTTAATTCAAGGTGCTTTGAGGCTATCGGCACATATTTTGAATGAAGATAAACAGCAATTGCCAGGGCAATTATTAGGTCGGTTGCTGGGTTTTGAAAGAGAAGAAATTCAAAGATTGTTAACTCAAGTGCAGCAATGCAAAACGCCTGGCTTACTTCCCCAAACAGCAAGCTTGACTTCCTCAGGTGGTTCCTTAGTACGTACTTTAGCGGGTCATAGTGCTTGGGTAAAAGCAGTCGCCCTGACTCCTGATGGCAAGTACGTGATTTCTGGTTCTGCTGACAAGACTCTAAAAGTCTGGAATTGGCAAACTGGTGAACTACTGCGTACCCTAACGGATCATAGTAACTCAGTGAAAGCAGTTGCTCTCACTCCAGATAATAAGTATGTGATTTCTGGTTCCGATGACAACACGCTCAAAGTCTGGAATTGGCAAACTGGTGAACTACTGCGTACTCTTACGGGTCATAGTTACTGGGTAAATACAGTTGCCCTCACTCCAGATGGTAAGTACGTGATTTCTGGTTCTGCTGACAATACTCTAAAAGTCTGGAATTGGCAAACTGGCGAACAACTGTGTACTTTGCTCGGTCATACTGGTCGGGTAAATGCAGTTGCCTTGACTCCAGATGGTAAGTACGTGATTTCTGCTTCCCATGACAACACGCTCAAAGTCTGGAATTGGCAAACTGGTGAACTACTGCGTACCCTCACAGGTCATAGTTACTTGGTAAATGCAGTTGCCTTGACTCCAGATGGTAAGTACGTGATTTCCGGTTCCGGTGACAGCACCCTCAAAGTGTGGAATTGGCACACTGGAGAAGAAATTCGTACCTTGGTTGGTCATTTTTCCTATGTAAATGCAGTTGCCCTGGCTCCTGATAGCAAGTACGTAATTTCTGGCTCCGCTGACAACACCCTCAAAGTGTGGAATTGGCACACTGGAGAAGAAATTCGTACCCTTCAGGATCATAGTTACTGGGTAAATGCAGCTGCTCTTACCCCGGATAGTAAGTATGTGATTTCTGCTTCTTCTGACTACACTCTCAAAGTGTGGAATTGGCAAACTGGTGAACAACTGCGTACCCTTGAGAGTCATGCTTACTCAGTAAATGCAGTTGCCCTGACTCCTGATGGCAACTACGTGATTTCTGGTTCTTGGGACAACACCCTCAAAGTGTGGAATTGGCAAACTGGTGAACAACTGCGTACCCTCACGGGTCATAGTTACTGGGTAAAAGCAGTTGCCCTTACCCCAGATGGCAAGTATGTGATATCTGGTTCCTCTGACTACACCCTCAAAATCTGGAATTGGCAAACTGGTGAACAAGTGTATACCCTTGAAAGTCATACTTACTCAGTAAATGCAGTTGCTTTGACTCCTGATGGCAAGTATGTGATATCTGGTTCCTCTGACTACACCCTCAAAATCTGGAATTGGCGCACTGGTGAAGAACCACGCACCCTTAAGGGTCATAATCACTGGGTCAATGCAGTTGCCGTGACTCTTGATGGTAAATATGTGATTTCTGGTTCTACTGATAACACTCTGAGAGTCTGGAATTTGCAAACTGGCAAAGAACTGCGTACCCTAGTAGGCCATAGTGGCTGGGTAAACGCAATCGCCCTCACTCCAGATGGCAAGTACGTGATTTCTGGTTCTGGTGACTCCACCCTGAAAGTCTGGAATTGGCAAACTGGCGAAGAAGTAAGTACCCTAGTAGGTCATAGCGGCTGGGTAAATGCAATCGCCCTCACTCCAGATGGCAATTATGTGATTTCTGCTTCTTCTGATCACACTCTCAAAGTCTGGAATTGGCAACCTAGAGAAGTAATTGCTAGTTTCACAGGAGAAAGTCCAATATATTGCTGTGCTGTTGCACCTGATGGGGTGAGAGTTTCTGCTGGAGAGAGATCGGGAAAGGTGCATTTTTTGCGGTTACAAGTTCCAAAAGAGTAA